In a single window of the Cupriavidus basilensis genome:
- a CDS encoding IclR family transcriptional regulator yields MDSSTPLAAGDVAEDAGGGVIAVRRALRVLEAFGVSDAQLTLAELSRRTGFHKTTVLRLARTLATDNYLVQKEDGSWRLGRAAGWLGACYQATFNVYEVAEPVLRELTIRTGESASFYVREGEQRTCLVRVEGPQAIRHHVRIGAALPLDSGAPGRVILAFSGEPGEPYESIRRRGYHLSMGEREPEVSSVAAPVFGLHWKLLGSACISGPTSRLTEEKLLALAQTVMDAANQLSYEMAGSRRPATALPASPSTWHP; encoded by the coding sequence ATGGACTCATCGACTCCCCTGGCCGCCGGCGACGTGGCTGAAGATGCTGGCGGCGGCGTGATCGCGGTACGCCGGGCGCTGCGCGTCCTGGAAGCCTTTGGCGTAAGTGACGCACAACTCACCCTGGCCGAACTCAGCCGCCGCACGGGTTTCCACAAGACGACGGTCCTGCGCCTGGCGCGTACGCTGGCGACGGACAACTACCTTGTGCAAAAGGAAGATGGCAGTTGGCGCCTGGGACGCGCCGCCGGCTGGCTGGGCGCGTGCTACCAGGCCACCTTCAACGTGTATGAAGTGGCGGAGCCGGTGCTGCGGGAGCTGACGATCAGGACGGGCGAAAGCGCCTCTTTCTACGTGCGCGAAGGCGAACAGCGCACGTGCCTGGTGCGCGTGGAAGGCCCGCAAGCCATCCGGCACCACGTGCGCATCGGGGCCGCGCTACCGCTGGACAGTGGCGCACCGGGGCGGGTCATCCTGGCGTTCTCCGGGGAGCCCGGGGAGCCTTACGAATCGATCCGGCGGCGCGGCTACCATCTGTCCATGGGCGAGCGCGAACCGGAAGTCTCCAGCGTGGCGGCCCCGGTATTCGGCTTGCATTGGAAGTTGCTCGGGTCTGCCTGCATCTCCGGCCCTACCTCGCGCCTGACCGAGGAAAAACTACTCGCGCTGGCACAGACCGTCATGGACGCGGCCAACCAGCTTTCCTACGAGATGGCGGGGAGCCGTCGACCTGCGACGGCTTTGCCGGCCAGTCCTTCGACCTGGCATCCTTGA
- a CDS encoding Bug family tripartite tricarboxylate transporter substrate binding protein — MKLPYRGLVTAILCALAFPALADTYPTKPIRVIVPFPAGGGTDIIAREVTNKVAMAMGWRFVVDNKPGSGGNLGVDAAAKASGDGYTIVLGQTSNLAINPTLYRKLPYDVAKDLTPVSLVASAPLVLVTTMESPYKTLADVVAASKAKPGSINVASPGNGTVAHLTSELFQKTAGIKLTHVPYKGAAQAVNDLIGGQVQLYLSSVPTLIGHIRNGKMRPLAVTSAKRMPDLPNVPTIAESGYSGFEAVTWFGFVAPAATPKDIVVRLNTEFNKALQVPDLKKKLNDQGADVLGGTPEQFGALMKKDTIRWSTAVKASGAQVD, encoded by the coding sequence ATGAAGCTGCCGTACCGCGGTCTGGTGACCGCCATCCTTTGCGCCCTCGCTTTCCCGGCCCTGGCCGATACCTATCCCACCAAGCCCATTCGCGTGATCGTGCCGTTCCCGGCCGGTGGCGGCACGGACATCATTGCCCGCGAGGTGACCAACAAGGTGGCGATGGCCATGGGCTGGCGCTTCGTGGTGGACAACAAGCCGGGCTCGGGCGGTAATCTCGGCGTGGACGCCGCTGCCAAGGCCAGCGGCGATGGCTACACCATCGTGTTGGGCCAGACCAGCAACCTGGCGATCAACCCCACGCTCTACCGCAAGCTGCCCTACGACGTGGCGAAGGACCTGACTCCCGTGAGCCTGGTGGCCAGCGCACCGCTGGTGCTGGTGACCACGATGGAGTCGCCCTACAAGACGCTGGCGGATGTGGTGGCGGCCAGCAAGGCCAAGCCCGGCAGCATCAATGTGGCTTCCCCCGGCAACGGCACGGTGGCGCACCTGACCAGCGAGTTGTTCCAGAAAACGGCGGGGATCAAGCTCACCCACGTGCCATACAAGGGTGCGGCCCAGGCCGTCAACGACCTGATCGGCGGCCAGGTTCAGCTCTACCTGTCATCGGTGCCGACGCTGATCGGCCACATCCGCAACGGCAAGATGCGCCCCCTGGCCGTGACGTCGGCCAAGCGCATGCCCGACTTGCCCAATGTGCCCACCATTGCTGAGTCCGGCTACAGCGGCTTCGAGGCCGTGACCTGGTTTGGATTCGTGGCGCCCGCCGCTACGCCCAAGGACATCGTGGTGCGCCTGAATACCGAGTTCAACAAGGCATTGCAGGTGCCTGACCTGAAAAAGAAGCTGAACGACCAGGGGGCCGATGTATTGGGCGGTACGCCCGAGCAGTTCGGCGCGCTGATGAAGAAAGACACGATCCGCTGGTCGACCGCCGTCAAGGCATCTGGCGCGCAGGTGGATTGA
- a CDS encoding RraA family protein — MSLPNIIKSFDRVPADIVAQAAKFQPAILADVAGRRGALHGRIRALRPHMKLAGTAFTVEVRPGDNLMIHAAMALAQPGDVLVIDGKGDQSSALMGTIMMNACRQRGIAGVVIDGAVRDSLEIDEMDYPVFSVGTNPNGPTKEVGGRIGHPVSVGGVTVNPGDFICGDADGLVVVEREKIASLLPLAEQKEAAEARRIAQIKEGKTSAPWLLASLVTAGVLKEGETL; from the coding sequence ATGAGCTTGCCCAACATTATCAAATCATTCGACCGCGTGCCCGCCGACATCGTCGCCCAGGCCGCTAAATTCCAACCGGCCATCCTGGCCGACGTGGCTGGCCGCCGTGGCGCGCTGCATGGACGCATCCGCGCCCTGCGGCCGCACATGAAGCTGGCGGGCACCGCTTTTACTGTGGAAGTCCGCCCCGGCGACAACCTGATGATCCACGCCGCGATGGCGCTGGCCCAGCCCGGCGACGTGCTGGTGATCGACGGCAAGGGTGACCAGAGCAGCGCGCTGATGGGCACCATCATGATGAATGCATGCCGCCAGCGCGGCATCGCCGGCGTGGTGATCGACGGCGCGGTGCGCGACAGCCTGGAAATCGACGAGATGGATTACCCGGTGTTCTCGGTGGGCACCAACCCCAACGGCCCGACCAAGGAAGTGGGCGGGCGCATCGGCCACCCGGTCTCGGTTGGTGGTGTCACGGTCAACCCTGGCGACTTCATCTGCGGCGATGCCGATGGCCTGGTGGTGGTCGAGCGTGAAAAGATCGCGTCGCTGCTGCCGCTCGCCGAGCAAAAGGAAGCCGCCGAAGCCCGGCGCATCGCGCAGATCAAGGAAGGCAAGACCAGCGCCCCGTGGCTGCTCGCTTCGCTCGTTACCGCCGGCGTGCTGAAAGAAGGGGAGACGCTGTGA
- a CDS encoding NAD(P)-dependent oxidoreductase: MSAKPAILVTAADLAPQAEALLGDFEIVYAGKTPQAADLVALAQRHNPVGIIVRYGAVTPEIMDAAPALKVISKHGSGTDTIDKAAAAQRGIAVTAAVGANAAAVAEQALALLLGCAKSVVLLNARMHAGHWDKATHKSIELAGATIGLIGLGAIGQRFARMCDAMGMRVIGFDPFAKELPDYIESVNLETIWKASDVISLHCPLTAENRQLINAQTLARCRTGVILVNTARGGLVDEPALLAAVRSGQVAMAGLDSFAVEPMTVPHIFHGQPGFLLSPHIGGVTSTAYVNMGVAAARNTLDVLARAEAPVLAKAG; the protein is encoded by the coding sequence GTGAGCGCCAAGCCAGCCATCCTCGTCACCGCAGCCGACCTGGCGCCACAAGCCGAGGCATTGCTCGGCGACTTTGAGATCGTCTACGCCGGCAAGACGCCCCAGGCCGCCGATCTGGTGGCGCTGGCGCAGCGCCACAACCCGGTCGGCATCATCGTGCGCTACGGCGCCGTGACGCCGGAAATCATGGACGCGGCGCCTGCGCTTAAGGTCATCTCCAAGCACGGGAGCGGCACCGACACCATCGACAAGGCCGCCGCGGCACAACGCGGCATCGCGGTGACAGCCGCCGTTGGTGCGAATGCCGCCGCGGTGGCCGAGCAGGCCCTGGCCCTGCTGCTGGGCTGCGCCAAATCCGTGGTGCTGCTCAATGCGCGTATGCATGCCGGGCACTGGGACAAGGCCACGCACAAGAGCATTGAGCTGGCAGGTGCCACTATCGGCCTGATTGGCCTGGGCGCCATCGGCCAGCGCTTTGCCAGGATGTGCGATGCCATGGGCATGCGCGTGATCGGCTTCGATCCGTTTGCCAAGGAACTGCCGGACTATATCGAGTCCGTGAACCTGGAAACGATCTGGAAAGCGTCGGACGTGATTTCACTGCACTGCCCGCTGACCGCCGAGAACCGGCAACTGATCAACGCGCAAACGCTGGCGCGCTGCCGGACGGGCGTGATCCTCGTCAACACGGCGCGGGGCGGCCTGGTCGACGAACCAGCCTTGCTGGCGGCCGTGCGCTCTGGCCAGGTTGCCATGGCGGGGCTGGACAGCTTCGCGGTCGAACCGATGACGGTGCCGCATATCTTTCACGGCCAGCCTGGCTTTCTTCTCAGCCCGCACATCGGCGGCGTGACCAGCACCGCGTACGTGAACATGGGCGTGGCGGCGGCGCGGAACACGCTGGATGTGCTGGCGCGTGCTGAGGCTCCGGTGCTGGCCAAGGCCGGCTAA
- a CDS encoding Bug family tripartite tricarboxylate transporter substrate binding protein produces the protein MTTRSPLALALCRGVLGALAWIAMSVHAQTWPAKPVRIIVPYPPGGAVDAVTRKMAQRLTEQTGRSFFVENKAGATGTIGISQVVHAPADGYTLLANDTTFSLLPHIFKKLPFDYATDLQPVAAFVFAPMAVAVKADSKFKTMGDLVVAARAGDGKVSYGSGGAGTTPHFASEALGMATGAHFMHVPFKGAGEATLALLGGTIDYQIASTPGVIGQVKGGSLRLLAVSGDKRLPALPNVPTFAEAGVKGYGVVNFTGLWAPRGTPAAVTDRLQKEAATAMASQDMKTFAEGIGADPGYWDAAAFARQLSERTAFWGKIAANTAFEKQ, from the coding sequence ATGACAACCAGATCACCCTTAGCCTTGGCCCTTTGCCGCGGCGTACTGGGCGCGCTTGCGTGGATCGCCATGTCCGTGCACGCACAGACATGGCCCGCCAAGCCAGTGAGGATCATCGTGCCCTATCCCCCGGGCGGCGCCGTGGATGCTGTCACCCGCAAGATGGCGCAGCGGCTTACGGAGCAGACCGGCCGGAGTTTCTTCGTCGAGAACAAGGCGGGCGCCACTGGCACCATCGGTATCTCGCAAGTGGTGCACGCCCCGGCCGATGGTTATACGCTGCTTGCCAACGACACCACGTTCTCGCTGCTGCCGCATATCTTCAAGAAGCTGCCGTTCGACTATGCGACGGACCTGCAACCGGTGGCGGCCTTCGTGTTTGCTCCCATGGCGGTTGCAGTCAAAGCGGACAGCAAGTTCAAGACCATGGGCGATCTGGTGGTGGCCGCTCGCGCGGGCGACGGCAAGGTCAGCTATGGTTCCGGCGGCGCTGGCACCACGCCGCACTTCGCCAGCGAGGCACTGGGCATGGCGACGGGTGCTCACTTCATGCACGTGCCATTCAAGGGCGCGGGCGAGGCCACGCTGGCGCTGCTCGGTGGCACCATTGACTACCAGATCGCGTCTACGCCCGGGGTCATCGGGCAGGTCAAGGGCGGCAGCCTGCGGCTGCTGGCAGTCAGCGGCGACAAGCGTCTGCCTGCGTTGCCTAATGTGCCTACATTTGCCGAGGCGGGCGTCAAGGGCTATGGCGTGGTCAACTTCACCGGCCTCTGGGCGCCCCGCGGCACGCCGGCGGCGGTGACGGATCGCCTGCAAAAGGAAGCGGCCACTGCCATGGCGTCGCAGGACATGAAGACCTTTGCCGAAGGCATTGGCGCGGACCCGGGCTATTGGGATGCCGCGGCGTTCGCCCGCCAGCTTTCAGAACGCACGGCGTTCTGGGGCAAGATCGCTGCCAACACGGCGTTTGAAAAGCAATGA
- a CDS encoding SMP-30/gluconolactonase/LRE family protein, producing the protein MFLLNTPEVREFDVFTSMPARYRQRRRTAWADANQGGREIDGFLEGPVFDREGNLYVGDIPNGRVLRIDPAGEWNVVAQWDGEPNGMKFLNENELLVTDYRRGLMLVDVRVGTAKPYLDRRNTESFKGVNDLTLDSQGNIYFTDQGQTGLHDPTGRVYRLSVDGRLELLLSNVPSPNGIVLSPDEKFLYVAVTRGNCVWRMPILADGGVSKTGQFFTSYGPSGPDGLAMDVSGRLLVANPGLAYVWVLNHRAEPVQVLRGPAGHSLTNLAFGGPAGKTLFATDSTAGDILRIELDVAGMPLWRRDGEPT; encoded by the coding sequence ATGTTCCTGCTGAATACCCCGGAAGTCCGAGAGTTCGACGTGTTTACCAGCATGCCGGCGCGCTATCGCCAACGCAGGCGAACGGCCTGGGCGGATGCCAACCAGGGCGGACGCGAAATCGACGGCTTTCTGGAGGGGCCTGTATTCGACCGGGAAGGCAACCTCTATGTCGGCGATATACCCAATGGGCGTGTCTTGCGTATCGACCCGGCAGGCGAGTGGAACGTGGTGGCGCAGTGGGACGGCGAGCCCAACGGCATGAAGTTCCTCAACGAGAACGAACTGCTGGTAACGGACTACCGCCGTGGCCTGATGCTTGTCGATGTACGCGTCGGCACTGCAAAGCCATACCTGGACCGCCGCAACACGGAGAGCTTCAAGGGAGTCAACGACCTTACGCTGGATTCGCAGGGCAACATCTATTTCACCGACCAGGGGCAGACCGGGCTGCACGACCCGACCGGACGCGTCTACCGGCTGAGCGTGGACGGGCGGCTGGAACTGCTGCTCTCCAATGTGCCCAGCCCGAACGGTATCGTGCTGTCACCCGATGAGAAGTTCCTGTACGTCGCGGTGACGCGGGGAAATTGCGTCTGGCGCATGCCCATCCTCGCCGATGGCGGCGTGTCCAAGACCGGGCAGTTTTTCACCTCCTACGGACCGAGTGGCCCTGACGGTTTGGCCATGGATGTATCGGGCCGGCTGCTGGTGGCGAACCCCGGACTGGCCTACGTGTGGGTGCTCAACCATCGCGCTGAGCCGGTGCAGGTGCTGCGCGGCCCCGCCGGGCATTCGCTGACCAATCTCGCCTTTGGCGGCCCCGCCGGCAAGACGTTGTTTGCGACAGACTCCACGGCGGGAGACATCCTGCGCATAGAGTTGGATGTGGCGGGCATGCCGCTGTGGCGGCGAGACGGAGAGCCGACGTGA
- a CDS encoding amidohydrolase family protein, with amino-acid sequence MSALGQPSIANACDCHMHVYDSRYPAAGTATLRPPDALVPDYRAVQGAMGTTRAVVVTPSTYGTDNRPTLAALRELGVEARGVAVVDTSITERELESLHASGIRGIRFNLTMPGPVDTEMLAPLAARVAPLGWHIQLNAPAAWLPHMQPMLKTLPARIVFDHYGHLPFGGAEFEPGFEVIASLLGEGRAWVKLSGPYIESREGPPLYGDVASLARRYLECAPGQMVWGSDWPHPTILAKGRSSPDDGDLMSLFRQWCGDDALARQVLADNPRRLYGFGP; translated from the coding sequence ATGAGTGCCCTTGGCCAACCCTCCATTGCGAACGCTTGCGATTGCCATATGCACGTCTACGATAGCCGCTATCCGGCTGCAGGGACCGCAACGCTGCGACCACCAGATGCGCTTGTCCCGGACTACCGGGCGGTGCAGGGGGCGATGGGAACCACCCGAGCCGTCGTGGTCACGCCGTCCACCTATGGCACGGACAACAGGCCCACATTGGCTGCCCTGCGCGAGTTGGGCGTGGAGGCCCGTGGCGTCGCAGTGGTGGACACCTCCATTACCGAGAGGGAGCTCGAAAGCCTGCATGCATCCGGCATTCGAGGCATCAGGTTCAACCTCACGATGCCCGGCCCGGTAGACACGGAGATGCTTGCGCCGCTTGCTGCGCGTGTCGCGCCTCTGGGCTGGCATATTCAACTCAATGCGCCCGCCGCGTGGTTGCCGCACATGCAACCAATGCTGAAGACCTTGCCCGCTCGCATCGTATTTGACCACTACGGGCACCTGCCATTCGGAGGGGCCGAGTTCGAACCTGGGTTCGAGGTCATTGCAAGCCTGTTGGGTGAGGGCAGGGCTTGGGTGAAGCTGTCTGGTCCTTACATTGAGTCCAGGGAAGGACCACCGCTATACGGCGACGTCGCTTCGCTTGCGCGTCGTTATCTCGAATGCGCGCCCGGCCAGATGGTCTGGGGATCGGACTGGCCACACCCAACAATCCTTGCCAAGGGCCGCTCGTCACCCGATGACGGCGACCTGATGTCGCTCTTCCGGCAATGGTGTGGCGACGATGCGCTGGCCAGGCAAGTTCTTGCCGATAACCCCCGAAGACTCTACGGCTTTGGCCCTTGA
- a CDS encoding Bug family tripartite tricarboxylate transporter substrate binding protein, which yields MKLRQLLIALCVPLLACVTASVSAQSDWPNRVITYVVPYPAGGTTDILARLIAQKLGQALHTTVVVENRPGATGAIGSAFVARAPADGYTLLGASTASHAINPALNPKLSYDAIKSFEPVVMIGTIPSVLIVGPNSPYRNVQALLAAAKAKPGAVTFASGGSGTILQMSGELLKEERKVDMTHVPYKGDVPAIQDVMAGHVDFMFAPTAPILPHVQGGKLRALGVATKARVASLPAVPTMAEAGVPDFEAEQWQAVFAPAGTPATIVQRLNTEINRILKDPEVVEHLDKLGVNVVGGTPQQLSAFQKADIAKWARVGKAAGVTLE from the coding sequence ATGAAACTCAGGCAATTGTTGATCGCGCTCTGCGTTCCCCTGCTGGCGTGCGTCACGGCGAGTGTCTCGGCGCAGTCTGACTGGCCCAATCGGGTGATCACTTATGTCGTGCCGTATCCGGCCGGCGGCACCACCGACATCCTGGCGCGCCTGATCGCGCAGAAGCTTGGCCAGGCGCTGCACACCACCGTGGTGGTGGAGAACCGACCCGGCGCCACTGGCGCCATCGGCTCAGCCTTCGTGGCACGCGCGCCGGCCGACGGTTACACGTTGCTGGGCGCGTCTACCGCGTCGCACGCGATCAACCCGGCGCTCAATCCGAAGTTGTCCTATGACGCCATCAAGTCCTTCGAGCCCGTGGTGATGATCGGCACTATCCCCAGCGTGCTGATCGTCGGCCCCAACAGCCCGTACCGCAACGTGCAGGCGTTGCTGGCTGCCGCCAAAGCAAAGCCCGGCGCCGTCACCTTTGCCTCGGGCGGCAGCGGCACCATCCTGCAGATGTCCGGCGAACTGCTCAAAGAGGAGCGCAAGGTTGACATGACCCACGTGCCCTACAAGGGAGACGTCCCCGCCATCCAGGATGTGATGGCTGGCCACGTGGACTTTATGTTTGCGCCCACCGCGCCCATCTTGCCGCATGTGCAGGGTGGCAAGCTGCGCGCACTCGGCGTGGCTACCAAGGCGCGCGTGGCCAGCTTGCCTGCGGTGCCGACCATGGCCGAGGCGGGCGTGCCCGATTTCGAGGCCGAGCAGTGGCAGGCAGTGTTTGCTCCGGCCGGCACGCCGGCGACCATCGTGCAACGCCTGAACACCGAGATCAACCGTATCCTGAAGGATCCGGAAGTGGTGGAACACCTGGACAAGCTGGGCGTCAACGTGGTCGGTGGCACGCCGCAGCAGTTGTCGGCCTTCCAGAAGGCCGACATCGCCAAGTGGGCGCGCGTGGGCAAGGCCGCGGGCGTGACGCTGGAGTAG
- a CDS encoding LysR family transcriptional regulator translates to MDIKQIQYFIALFEDGSVTRAAKRLNIVQPALSMQIAKLEEEFGQKLFDRIPHGMVPTAAGRMMYRLCLPITRDLANARQQLMQREEQVAGNISIGMVASETESVLVGSLVRFNARYPNVEVSVADGFSATLIDLVSAGQLDAAVVHKPRGKLSLHVQSLHDEEMVLVTSAEHGPELPAAVELTKLPGLELVLPTKRHGLRGVLDAATQLEDVTLQPKFEIDILGTIVQFVEATRFATVLPRIVVQRAVDDGRLRMYPILAPRIVRHLVCVSHPQRPLSTAADALIAIVAEEIRRVSGTAG, encoded by the coding sequence ATGGACATCAAACAGATCCAGTACTTCATTGCGCTGTTCGAAGATGGCTCCGTCACGCGCGCGGCCAAGCGGCTGAATATCGTGCAGCCGGCGCTCAGCATGCAGATCGCCAAGCTCGAAGAGGAGTTCGGACAGAAGCTGTTCGATCGCATCCCGCACGGGATGGTGCCGACAGCGGCCGGCCGCATGATGTACCGGCTGTGCCTGCCGATCACGCGGGACCTTGCCAACGCCCGGCAGCAACTGATGCAACGCGAGGAGCAGGTGGCCGGCAACATCTCCATCGGCATGGTGGCGTCGGAAACGGAAAGCGTGCTGGTGGGGTCGCTGGTGCGCTTCAACGCACGTTACCCGAATGTGGAGGTATCGGTGGCGGACGGATTCAGCGCCACGCTGATCGACCTGGTCTCGGCCGGCCAGCTCGACGCGGCCGTGGTGCATAAGCCCCGTGGCAAGCTCTCGCTCCATGTGCAGTCCCTGCACGACGAGGAAATGGTGCTGGTCACCAGCGCCGAGCATGGCCCGGAACTGCCGGCGGCGGTGGAACTCACCAAGCTGCCCGGGCTGGAACTGGTGCTGCCCACCAAGCGCCACGGCTTGCGCGGCGTGCTGGACGCGGCCACGCAACTGGAAGACGTGACCCTGCAGCCGAAGTTCGAGATCGACATTCTCGGCACCATCGTGCAGTTCGTCGAGGCCACGCGCTTTGCCACGGTGCTGCCACGCATCGTGGTGCAACGCGCGGTGGATGATGGCCGGCTGCGCATGTACCCCATCCTGGCGCCGCGCATCGTGCGCCACCTGGTGTGCGTGAGCCATCCGCAGCGCCCGCTCAGCACGGCAGCCGATGCGCTGATCGCGATCGTGGCCGAGGAGATCCGCAGGGTGTCAGGCACCGCCGGCTGA